A stretch of DNA from Yoonia sp. BS5-3:
TACAGGAGATCGACCAGTTCAGGTCGGTTCGCATTTTCATTTTGCCGAAACAAATGCGGCCCTGGATTTTGATCGGGATACTGCGCACGGGATGCGTTTGGACATCGCCGCTGGAACCGCCGTCAGGTTTGAGCCCGGCCAGCGCCGCGAGGTGCATTTGATCCCGATTTCCGGTGCCCGCCGGGTCTTTGGGTTTAACGGTAGGGTCATGGGGGACCTGTGACGCAGGCAGCGTTCATAAGGCCTCTTATGCTGCGATGCAGAAAAATGCTGCATCGCAGAGCAAAACACGCTATGATTGATGCAATTGCAACTCTGCCCAAAAGGGGACAAAGATGACGCCTGCATTCACATTGACGATCTCAGCCCAAGCCCTGCGCGTTTCCAGCGCGGTCATCGGACAGCAAATGCAGCTGGCCGACCTGATTATTGACCAAAGCGTCGCGATGCAGCGCGCGATGTTGCCCGGTGAGGTTGTAAAAACCCCCAAGCCGGTGGCCCCCAAAGCCCCGGCCTCGAAGCCCAAAAAAGCCAGCGCTGCAAAGAAGCCTGCTGCGAAACAAGCATCTAAAAAGGCGCCGCCGCAAACCAAACCTGCCGCTTCAACAGTAGCCAAAGCTGCGAAAGTCACGCCAAAGCCCGCTGTGAAAGCTGCGCCAGCGAAGCCTGCGCCGAAGGTGGCTGCCGCGCCCAAGCCAGCAGCACAGAAGGCTGCACCTGCCTTGAAAGTGGTCAAACCAGAGCCCCAGGAAACACCTGCCGCACCTAAGGTTGAGACCAAGAAAGCGGATGCGCCGAAACCGGTTGCCAAAGCGGCGCCAAAGCCGGCTGCACCGAAAAAAGCCGCAGCAAAACCTGCAACTGCGAAAAAACCTGCCAAGAAAACGGCGACGGCCAAGACAAAGCCAGCCGCCAAGAAAAAACAAGCAGCGGCGACCAAGACGCCGCCTGCTACGACTAAAAAAACCACAAAATCAAACACAATCACGGTGCCTGATACCCCTTGGGATGGTCAGACTGCACCTGCAAAGAACTAACCGGAGACACCTATGCCAGCCACGATCTCGCGCGCCGATTATGCCGCAATGTTTGGTCCAACAATCGGAGACCGCGTCAGGCTGGCCGATACGGACCTGATTATTGAAGTCGAGCGTGATCTGACGGCTGAAAATGCCGGTGCAGCGACGACGGGCGGCGCCGGGGCGAACGCCCTTTTATATGGCGAAGAGGTCAAGTTCGGCGGTGGCAAGGTGATCCGCGATGGGATGGGCCAAAGCCAGGTGACCCGCGCAGATGGCGCTGTCGATACGGTGATCACCAACGCGTTGATCGTCGATTGGACGGGCATCATCAAAGCAGATGTTGGCCTGAAAGACGGTATGATCGTGGCTATCGGCAAGGCTGGCAATCCCGATACGCAGCCGGGCGTGGATATCATTATTGGCCCAGGGACCGAGGCAATCGCCGGTGAGGGGCGCATTCTGACCGCAGGTGGTATCGATAGCCATATTCACTTTATCTGCCCGCAGCAAATCGAAGATGCGCTGCATTCAGGCCTGACCACGATGATCGGCGGCGGCACTGGCCCCGCGCATGGCACATTGGCCACTACATGTACGCCCGGGCCTTGGCATATCGGGCGGATGTTGCAGGCGGCGGATGCTTTTCCGATGAACCTTGCCTTTGCGGGTAAAGGGAACGCATCAATGGCTGCCCCGCTTGAGGAACAGGTGCTTGGCGGGGCTTGCTGTTTGAAATTGCACGAAGATTGGGGCACCACCCCGGCTGCGATTGATACTTGCTTGTCGGTTGCTGATGCCATGGACGTGCAGGTGATGATCCATACCGACACGCTGAATGAAAGCGGCTTTGTGGAAAATACGGTTGCGGCCATGAAGGGCCGGACCATTCACGCCTTCCACACCGAAGGCGCAGGTGGTGGGCATGCCCCTGATATCATCAAGATCTGCGGAGAGGCGCATGTGCTGCCGTCCTCTACAAATCCAACGCGTCCGTTTACTGTGAATACGGTGGATGAACATCTTGATATGCTGATGGTCTGCCATCACCTGGACAAATCGATCCCCGAGGATGTGGCCTTTGCCGAAAGCCGTATCCGGCGCGAAACCATCGCGGCTGAAGATATCCTTCATGACATGGGCGCGTTTTCAATCATCGCATCTGACAGCCAGGCCATGGGCCGCGTGGGCGAGGTGCTGATCCGCACATGGCAGACTGCCGACAAAATGAAAAAGCAGCGCGGCGCGTTGCCTGAGGAAACCGGCGACAATGATAACGTCCGCGTCCGCCGGTATATCGCGAAATACACGATCAACCCGGCCATCGCGCATGGCATTTCGGGGCATGTGGGGTCAATCGAGGTCGGCAAACGTGCCGATCTGGTGCTGTGGAACCCCGCCTTTTTCGGTGTGAAACCGGAAATGGTTTTGATGGGCGGCACAATTGTTTGTGCGCAGATGGGTGATCCTAATGCGTCCATCCCGACCCCGCAGCCGGTTTATACGCGGCCCATGTTTGGGGCCTATGGCCGGTCGGTTGAAAACTCGGCCGTAACCTTTGTCAGCGCCGCAGCGCAGGATGCCGGTCTGGGGGATCGTCTGGGGCTGGCCAAAACAACGCTACCGGTTGTGAACACGCGCGGTATCGGCAAGACTGACCTAAAGCTGAACGATGCAATGCCGGCGGTTGAGGTAAATCCCGAAACCTATGAGGTCCGCGCAGATGGCGAATTGCTGACCTGTGAGCCCGCGCAAGAGCTGCCCATGGCGCAGCGTTACTTCCTTTATTAAGTCTTAAAGGATCAAGTTTTGCGAAACCAAAGTGCCGTTTCAGGTACTTTGGCTTCCACGTTTTGCCCGCTGCACAAGAAATCACCAGTTTTGAAAATTCAGCCAGATGCTGCTATGCAGCATTTGCATAGGCGTTTTGCAGGATCAATGATTGTCCCGATCGCTGCCGCCGCCTACCTTCGTGTCAGGGAGGAAACAACGCAAACACGAGGTTTCCTAAGATGAGCTACACTGCTGACAACACATTGATTTCCAATCGCGAAATGATTGGGCAGCTTCTGACACGGATTGGCAACGCACTTGCTATTCCCTTTGTCGCCATGGTCGAGGCCAGCGCCGCCAATGCCATTTTGGAAGAGCTGAACGAAACAACAGATGAAGAATTCGCAGCGCAAGGTACGACACGTGCTGACGCGGCACTAAAAGCGTTCGGTCGCTACGGCTACTAAACGGGTTTGGGGCCTTAGGGCCCCATCTTCTGCCATTGCATCCAGCGCAAGGTTGCGTAGTCTACCGGGGTCTTTGATCGAAGGATTGCCCCGATGAAACTGCAAATCTTGCTGCTGAGTGCCGTTGCCGCTCCAGCCATTGCTGAATGCCCTGCTGCGGGCGATCTATCCGGTGGTATCCGCGCCTATACGGACGATGGTGGCTATGAGGATTATCAGTCGCTCCGTGACGGGGTCGTTGAAATCAATGTCGTCTATGACGATGGCTATACCGGCCGCATGCTGCTGGCACAGGGGACTTACATTCTTGATGCGGTGGATACCGAAAACGGCAAACCCGTTGCCGATACGCGGCTGACCTACGCATATCCCGTCAACGCGCAAGACATGCCGATCCCGCAGGCCGATGCGCGCTGGTCTGGCCGGATCAATCTGCGCGACCTCGATGGTGTTTTCCAAGAAAGCCAATCCCATCGCTGGGGGCCAGTCACACGCGCTACTTTTGGCGCTTGCAGCTATGATACGATCGTCGGAAAAATCGATTACAAAGGGGATGGCTACAGTTTTCAGGAAGAGATTCAGTACCTTCCCGAACTGGGGATTGGTCTATTGACCGGCTATACTGATGCTGCCGAGGGTATCGATGATGTATACACCTATATATCCATCGAAAAGCTGCAGAACTGACGATGACTGCTACGGCCTACAAGCTTCACCCACATACCCATGGCGCGCCCGCCGCGACGGTGTCGCTGACTTATGATGCGCGATTGCTGCGCCGCAAACGTCTGGTGACGGATGGTGGCGTGCCTTTTCTGGTTGATTTGCCGCAAACCACATCCGTCAATGCTGGCGAGGCCTTTGTGCTCGAAGATGGCCGCGAGATTCAGGTTGTGGCGGCGGATGAGCCGTTGATGCGCGTCACTGGCGATCTGGTTCGCCTGGCTTGGCATATCGGCAACCGGCACGCGCCCTGCGCGATAGAAGCGAGCGCAGTGGTCGTGCAGCGCGAAAAGGTCATGCGCGCAATGCTGGAACAATTGGGCGCCACAGTCACAGATTTTGACGGCCCCTTCACGCCGGAAGGCGGCGCATATGGCCATGGGCGCACCATGGGCCATGATCACAGCCATACACATGCGCACTGATCAGCTTTTGACACTGACGCAATGGCTGTCGCCGGCTTACCCGGTGGGGGCTTTTGCCTGGTCGCATGGGCTAGAGCGGGCCGTTGGCCGGGGCGATGTCAGCAATGCCGCTGATCTATCGGATTGGCTGGAGGCGGTTTTGTCCAAAGGGGCAGGGCGGTCGGATGCGATATTGCTTTGTGCGGCCTATGGCGCGGACGAGATTGACGATATCGCCGCACTTGCCGCCGCACTTGCCCCATCGCTTGAACGTAAAATGGAAACCTTGCAGCAGGGCGCAGCCTTCGCCGCGACAACGCGGGCCGTTTGGGGGTTCGATCTGCCTGATATGGCCTATCCGGTTGCCGTTGGGCGGGCCGCAAGCCTGGCTGGGTTGCCGCTGGAACCGGTGGTTCATGTCTGGTTGCAGGCCTTTGTCAGCAATCTGGTGCAATGCGCCCAGCGGCTTTTGCCAATTGGGCAAACGGCAGGCCAGCAGATCTTGCATGCTTTGAACCAGGACATCGTTGTCGTGGCGCAAGAGGCGCTGAACGCGTCGCTTGATGATGTCGGATCGGCTACATTCGCGGTTGATACAGCCTCGATGCAGCATAAGGGAGAATATGCGCGGATCTTCCGTTCATGACGGCTCTTTTGACAGGCGCTTTGGTTATTCTGGCAGTGATTCATGCCCTTTGGGGGCTTGAGATTTGGGTGCCTATCCGGGATGAGGCACGACTGGCCCGCACGGTTGTCGGCGCGCGTGGTGTCACGCGGATGCCCGGCGCGATCCCTTGCTTTTTGGTTGGGCTTGGCCTGCTGATCATCGCCATTGCGCTTTGGTTTCCGCAGGTTTTGCTTGGAAAACTCATCTTATGGGGCGCTGCCGCTGTTCTCATGGGGCGCGGTGGTATTGCCTACACGCGGTTCTGGCGCAAAATGACCCCCGAACAGCCCTTTGCAACCTATGACAAAAAATACTACGCACCGCTTTGTCTGCTGCTGGGCGGTGGGATTGTCTTTGTTCTGCTAAGAGGTATCTAAATGTCGCCAAATGGACCTTTGCGCGTGGGGATTGGTGGGCCGGTCGGTGCCGGGAAGACCACGTTGACCGCTGCTTTGGCGCAAGCCCTGAAAGACAAGCACAGTCTTGGCGTGATCACCAACGATATTTACACGCAAGAGGATGCCGAGGCGCTCATGCGCATGCAGATCCTGCCTGCGGATCGGGTGATGGGGGTCGAAACCGGTGGTTGCCCACATACCGCTATTCGCGAGGATGCTTCGATCAATCTTGCTGCCGTGGCCGAGATGCGCGAACGCCATGATGATCTTGAGCTGATCCTGATCGAAAGTGGCGGGGATAATCTGTCAGCGACTTTCAGCCCTGAATTGGCGGATATGACGATCTATGTAATCGACGTGGCCGCGGGCGAGGAAATTCCGCGCAAGGGCGGGCCAGCGATCACGCGCTCGGATATTCTGATCATCAATAAGGTTGATCTGGCGATGCATGTTGGTGCCTCGCTTGAGGTGATGGAACGGGATGCCGCGCGCATGCGGGGCGATCTGCCCGTTGTCTTTGCCAGCTTGCGGCACGGCAAGGGCATAGATGAAATCTGCGCGTTGCTGCAAGAGATTGGCGGACTGTAAACCTAATAAGTGGTCCAAATATCGAATTTCAGCGCGCTGCCCCTGTCCCCAGTCAGCGCCTGCACGGCCCCGACGCCAACCCGATACCTGTCATTAATGGTAAATAGGATCGATGGGCTGATCTTTGCATAGATATCGTCGTCAAAACCTTCGCCGGTTTGAAGCTGCAGCGTTGTCGTCCAACGATCCGTAAGGTTATGCCCCCAGGTGAAATCGGCCTTTGACCGGAAAACCTGATCGATATCGCCATATGTGGCCGTGTAATCGACCGCGAGCCAGCCACGATCCAGCCCGCGCCCCCAGGACAGGCCGCCCCGCATCAGCCGCTCCATCGGGTTATACTCATCCACGCGGGCGCCCAGCGCAAAGCTGGCAGCGACCTTGTCACGCCGCGTTGTGTCGCCCAATGGGAAACGCGCAAAGGCAAATCCGGTGTCAATCCGACCCTGATCAGCCGTGTGGTAATCAATGCCCACAGTCATCAGGTGCGATAGCCCATATTCGACATAGAGGGTCGGGTCATAATGGACAGGCAATTCGGCCCCGTCAGATAGAAGTAAATTTCCGCCCGATGCGATGAATAGCTGGCCCTTCTCGCGGGCCCAGGCCCCTGCATGGGCAGGCTGCGCCGCGATCAGGCAGATGAAAACGATGAAAAAGCGCATGAAAAACCCTAAAGACCAGCAAGACTTTGTCTGGTTTTGGTTAATGCGCGGTTAAACGGCCTTCACCACGAGATGTAAATTTATTGACACCGCATACGTTGAATTGGTGTCAATATTCACAAATTCAGAACATGCCGCCCCCTGCCGCTTGGATTCTCGGGCGATCTGATGATGATAGCCAGCGGAGGACGGCGTAGCTTTGCGCCAACAGAACGATCGATAACGAACAAGGGGGAGCGGCGATGACCAGCCAACCAGACACGACATATCCGCCATCAGCCGATATGGCTGCAAATGCGCATGCCGATAAGGCGACTTATGATGCGATGTATCAAGCGTCTATCAATGATCCAGAAGGTTTCTGGGCCGAGCACGGCAAGCGCGTTGACTGGATCAAACCCTATACCAAGGTCAAGAATGTCAGCTTCGCGCCGGGCAATGTTGATATCAAATGGTTTGAAGATGGCACGCTGAATGTAAGCGCCAATTGCATCGACCGCCATCTGGCGACACGCGGCGACCAGACTGCGATCATTTGGGAACCTGACAGCCCTGACGACGCTGCTTTGCACATTACCTACAAGCAGTTGCACGAAAAAACACAGTTGATGGCCAACAGTCTCAAGGCGCTTGGGGTTGGCAAAGGGGACCGCGTGGTTCTTTACATGCCGATGATCCCGGAAGCGGCCTATGCGATGCTGGCCTGCGCGCGTATCGGGGCCATCCACTCGATTGTCTTCGCTGGTTTCTCGGCTGACGCCTTGGCGGCCCGGATCTCTGGATCGCAGGCAAAGGTTGTGATCACCGCAGATGGTGCACCACGCGGCGGGCGTGTGACGAACCTTAAAGACAGTGTCAATCAGGCGCTGATCAATGTCATGCATGATTGCAAGTGCCTGTGCGTCCAACGGACCGGTCAGCAGATTGCCTGGCGCGAGGAAGGTGACTACTGGCTGCATGAAATGGAGGCAGAGGTCAGCCCCGATTGCCCGCCCGAAGAAATGAATGCCGAAGACCCGCTTTTTATTCTATACACGTCCGGCTCGACCGGTCAGCCCAAAGGCGTGGTCCATACGACAGGGGGCTATATCGTTTATGCCTCAATGACCCATCAATACACGTTTGATTATCATGATGGTGATATCTTCTGGTGCACCGCTGATGTGGGCTGGGTTACGGGCCATAGCTACATTGTTTATGGGCCGCTGGCCAATGGCGCCACGACCGTGATGTTTGAAGGCGTGCCCACCTATCCTGATGCCGGCCGCTTTTGGCAGGTTTGCGAAAAGCACAAGGTCAACCAGTTCTACACGGCACCAACGGCCATTCGGGCGTTGATGGGCCAAGGCAATGAATTTGTCGAAAAATATGACCTGTCGGATATCAAAGTGCTGGGCACGGTGGGTGAACCGATCAATCCCGAGGCGTGGAATTGGTACAATGATGTGGTGGGCAAAGGTAAAGCGCCCATCGTTGACACATGGTGGCAGACCGAAACCGGTGGGCATCTGTTGACCCCACTTCCGGGCGCCATCGCGACCAAGCCGGGATCGGCCACGGTGCCTTTCTTTGGGGTGCAGCCGGTAATCCTTGAGCCAACGACGGGGGAAGAAATTCACGACCTGGCGGCCGAGGGTGTCTTGTGCATGAAAGACAGTTGGCCCGCGCAAATGCGGACGGTCTGGGGTGACCACGAACGGTTCGAAAAGACCTATTTCAGCGATTACAAGAACTACTACTTCACCGGGGATGGCTGTAAGCGCGATGCGGATGGCTATTACTGGATCACAGGCCGCGTCGATGACGTGATCAATGTCTCGGGTCACCGGATGGGCACCGCCGAGGTGGAAAGCGCATTGGTCGCCCATGCTAAAGTGGCCGAAGCCGCTGTTGTCGGCTATCCGCATGATATCAAGGGGCAGGGGATCTATGCCTATGTGACCTTGATGAACGGACAAGAGCCGTCCGAAGAGCTACGTAAAGAGCTGGAAACTTGGGTGCGGGCTGAGATTGGACCGATTGCGAAGCCCGATTTGATCCAATGGGCACCTGGGTTGCCCAAAACCCGCTCGGGCAAGATCATGCGGCGCATCCTGCGCAAAATCGCCGAGGATGATTTCGGCGCGCTGGGCGATACATCCACGCTTGCTGACCCATCCGTGGTGGACGACTTGATCGAAAACCGGATGAACCGCGAAGCTTAGTTCTCGGAAGAGTAATATCTGCCGCCCTGAAAGGCACGCTTTTGGCGTGTCTTTTTGGGTGCGGATTTCGCGGGTTATGACCCGCCGATCACGCCTAGAGGATAAAAGGCGCATGATGTCCCACTTGACCAATTTGTGGACATTTTGGACTCTCTGTCCTGTTTTCTTGACGATTTTTCACAGACGAACACTTGTGACATTGATCTCCAGCGCCAAAGCATGCAAAGGAATTGTTCGATCCCTGCATTGCCGAGGATCGCTTAACTAGCATAAATGAATGAAAGATGATCTTGTGAAAAAAAATTCAATTGCGATTGTATGTTTTGGAATTACCGCATTTTCGGCCGTGCCTGCGTGGTCCCAAGTACTGGGTTACGGTGAAATCACCGGCAGCTATACAGAAGGTGACCGGGGTGATAATGAACCAACCGATGATTTCAGTACCATTGGCATAGCAGGGGCTGTTGCTTATGCGATAAACCCTCAAATGCGCCTTGCCTTTGACATTGCGCTGAACGCCAATAACGGTGGCGAAGATATTTTCGATGGCCAAGAGGTCGGCAATGACGGCGAAATCGCAGTGCATTTCCTGTATGATCTGTCCGCAGGTGCAACCATCGGTGCATATCTGAGCGGGGGCATTGCACAATCCGAACGCGACGAGCCTTTGGAAGAGTACCCTTTTGCATCATTTGGCATTGAAGGTAGCATGGCTTTCAACGAGCAGTGGAGCGGGTACGCACAGCTTGCCGCGGTTGATCAATCAGATGACGATTTGGGCAGCGGCGGCTATAAGGAAGGGTACGCGCTGCGCCTGGGTGGTACTTATCAGTTCAACGAAAGCACTTCATTCTATGCAGATGTCCAATATGGCGAAGCCAAAGATTATGAAGATGCAGATGAAGATGGCGAATTTGCACGTCTTGCGCTTGGTGGTGAAACCCTCATCAACGCGACAGATTGGGCCGTAACCTATGAGATTTCGCGTGAATCCTATGTTCCTGATGAGGGTGCTGATTCAAACGATACCCAGGTCGTCACGGCCACATTGGGTGCGCGTTATTATTTTGGCGGTGCACGGCCCTCTGATTTGCGGGATGCGGGTGTCATTGGCACGCCCGACATCGTCAGTCGCGCAAGCTTGTTCACCAGCGCCGCTGACTAGTTTTGGTGCCAATGGGGCGGATACTTCGCTCCATTGGCGACCTGAAACGTTACTATGAGACGTTATGCATCACGATATCGAACCCTTCATTGGGGCCTGGCATAACGAAGTGTTTTGCGAGCTGATGAAACTGCGGGGCGCTTAGGGCAAACGGGTGGTCTCCGGCGGCATTGCGTGCCCGCAGGCGCTTAAGGCACGCCGCGTCTGAGACATCGAGGACATGCAATTGATGTGCCGCGCCGCTTTCGTCGATGATCTGGCGCAGCCAGCGGCGGGCAGCCAAGGTGTTTGCCTGAAAATCCAAAACAACCGCGTTGCCTGCTTTCAGCAATGACACAACATGCGGGCCCATCACGGTGCGCAGTTTTGTCATGCAGCGCGTATAGTCTGACAGGCTGGTCAGCTCGCCTATGAACAACGCATTCAGCCAATCATCCTCCGAGATGATGATGGTGCCTGATGCTTGCCCCAAACGGGCCGCGAGGGTGGATTTTCCTGATGCGGGTTTGCCGCACAGCATGTGGAGAACTGGTTTTGTACTCGTCATCAAAAGCGGCCTTTTCTATCCGCATGAAACTCATATTACTTTTTTATGTCCAGCCCGTTGCGACCGGGCGTCAATGATCCTCTTCTTCGCCTTCACTATGGATGACGAGGTTTTCAAGGAAAGCCACCAATTGCAGCTGCGCATCTTCTGAAAGCGCTGCATAGGCATCACGGCTTTGCGTGCCTTCGCCAGCATGCATCATGATGGCTTCATGCAAGGTTGTTGCGCGCCCATCGTGCAGCCAGGGTCCGGTTGTGCCAACACCTGCCAGCGAGCGGGTCATGAACATCTCAGCCCCGATCCCAAGCGGGCTTGACGGATCAGCCAATGCCGCGCCCATATCGTGTCTCTTGAAATCGGTGTACCAGTTCACAACGCCCCGCCCGGTGGTGTCGGTCTTGACCGCGCCCAGATGGTACATTTCGCCCGAAGCCAGCGTGACCTGATTGTTTGGTGGGTCGGTGCGCATGTCAAAGGCCAGCGCCGTATCCTGACGTAGACCATGATCGACAGGGGCTGATCCGTCAGGAAACACCATATCGTAATAGCCGGGGGTCCGGCTGGGTTCGCGGAAGATAGGTTCGTCAAGCACCATCTCGGATACATGGCAGCTGGTACAGCCCACAGCAGCAAAGCTTTCCTGTCCGGCCATGATTGCGCTTCGGTCTTCATCTGCAAGTTCGGTCAATCCAAGATCGGCTAGCTCGACAAGGCTGGTTGGACGTTCCAACGCGGCCATGTAAATCGTCAAGGCCGTCAGATCGCCAACCGTTAGTTCGCTTGTGACCCCGTCATAATCGCCATCTGCATCACCAACCAATTCCACACCCTGAAGACCCATTTCATTATGGGCAGCGCCGCGGGTAAAGCTCCGCAGGGTGGCTTCATTCCCTTTCCAGCCAAAGGGTTTGATGACCAGATCGTCGTCGATGCCAGACAATCCGCTGACATCAATATCGACCGAGCAGGGCGCCTCGGCGGTGCGTGTAAAGCCTAACGTGCCAAAGGCGACACCCTTCGTGACCAGGGTCGCCGTTGCGCTGCCTTGTTCGCAGGCCATCATGCGGGCACCTTCGCGCTGCAGATATAGATCAAGGCTCATCTCTTCGGCCAGACGCTGCGGTATGGCCAATGCAAAAAGCGGGGTCGTATTCCGCTCCAGATATTGGGACGGATCGCCGGTATGGGCCGGATCAAGCACAACATTCATGGCGACACCGCCTGCACCATTGGCCAGCGGGGCACTGTGACAGCTGATGCATTGGGTCGCGTTCGCACCGCCCTCACGCGCTGGGAAATGGGTGCCCCATTCGCCGGGGCCGTTCAGATCAGCGCGGGGAAAGCGGCTGAAACGGCGCCCTTCCCCGATATTGGCGCCCACGCCCTGTTCGGCGGTAAAGCTTGCTTCAGTCAGCTCATCGCCCATCTCAAAGGCAAAAGCGAATGCCTCTTCCCGCTGGCC
This window harbors:
- a CDS encoding urease accessory protein UreE; the encoded protein is MTATAYKLHPHTHGAPAATVSLTYDARLLRRKRLVTDGGVPFLVDLPQTTSVNAGEAFVLEDGREIQVVAADEPLMRVTGDLVRLAWHIGNRHAPCAIEASAVVVQREKVMRAMLEQLGATVTDFDGPFTPEGGAYGHGRTMGHDHSHTHAH
- the acs gene encoding acetate--CoA ligase, encoding MTSQPDTTYPPSADMAANAHADKATYDAMYQASINDPEGFWAEHGKRVDWIKPYTKVKNVSFAPGNVDIKWFEDGTLNVSANCIDRHLATRGDQTAIIWEPDSPDDAALHITYKQLHEKTQLMANSLKALGVGKGDRVVLYMPMIPEAAYAMLACARIGAIHSIVFAGFSADALAARISGSQAKVVITADGAPRGGRVTNLKDSVNQALINVMHDCKCLCVQRTGQQIAWREEGDYWLHEMEAEVSPDCPPEEMNAEDPLFILYTSGSTGQPKGVVHTTGGYIVYASMTHQYTFDYHDGDIFWCTADVGWVTGHSYIVYGPLANGATTVMFEGVPTYPDAGRFWQVCEKHKVNQFYTAPTAIRALMGQGNEFVEKYDLSDIKVLGTVGEPINPEAWNWYNDVVGKGKAPIVDTWWQTETGGHLLTPLPGAIATKPGSATVPFFGVQPVILEPTTGEEIHDLAAEGVLCMKDSWPAQMRTVWGDHERFEKTYFSDYKNYYFTGDGCKRDADGYYWITGRVDDVINVSGHRMGTAEVESALVAHAKVAEAAVVGYPHDIKGQGIYAYVTLMNGQEPSEELRKELETWVRAEIGPIAKPDLIQWAPGLPKTRSGKIMRRILRKIAEDDFGALGDTSTLADPSVVDDLIENRMNREA
- a CDS encoding urease subunit beta → MKPGELIVADGHHTLNGQAHVLTIEVANTGDRPVQVGSHFHFAETNAALDFDRDTAHGMRLDIAAGTAVRFEPGQRREVHLIPISGARRVFGFNGRVMGDL
- the ureG gene encoding urease accessory protein UreG — encoded protein: MSPNGPLRVGIGGPVGAGKTTLTAALAQALKDKHSLGVITNDIYTQEDAEALMRMQILPADRVMGVETGGCPHTAIREDASINLAAVAEMRERHDDLELILIESGGDNLSATFSPELADMTIYVIDVAAGEEIPRKGGPAITRSDILIINKVDLAMHVGASLEVMERDAARMRGDLPVVFASLRHGKGIDEICALLQEIGGL
- a CDS encoding DUF3995 domain-containing protein, which translates into the protein MTALLTGALVILAVIHALWGLEIWVPIRDEARLARTVVGARGVTRMPGAIPCFLVGLGLLIIAIALWFPQVLLGKLILWGAAAVLMGRGGIAYTRFWRKMTPEQPFATYDKKYYAPLCLLLGGGIVFVLLRGI
- a CDS encoding di-heme oxidoredictase family protein: MNIIRAILFVGILVGGFIYFQSIQPDPEDTASADTPALMSAAVEAGSSDTTEPATPDAVDVAAEADEEEHALEPIDQLYLNQLVTSGQREEAFAFAFEMGDELTEASFTAEQGVGANIGEGRRFSRFPRADLNGPGEWGTHFPAREGGANATQCISCHSAPLANGAGGVAMNVVLDPAHTGDPSQYLERNTTPLFALAIPQRLAEEMSLDLYLQREGARMMACEQGSATATLVTKGVAFGTLGFTRTAEAPCSVDIDVSGLSGIDDDLVIKPFGWKGNEATLRSFTRGAAHNEMGLQGVELVGDADGDYDGVTSELTVGDLTALTIYMAALERPTSLVELADLGLTELADEDRSAIMAGQESFAAVGCTSCHVSEMVLDEPIFREPSRTPGYYDMVFPDGSAPVDHGLRQDTALAFDMRTDPPNNQVTLASGEMYHLGAVKTDTTGRGVVNWYTDFKRHDMGAALADPSSPLGIGAEMFMTRSLAGVGTTGPWLHDGRATTLHEAIMMHAGEGTQSRDAYAALSEDAQLQLVAFLENLVIHSEGEEEDH
- a CDS encoding urease accessory UreF family protein, yielding MAMGAPWAMITAIHMRTDQLLTLTQWLSPAYPVGAFAWSHGLERAVGRGDVSNAADLSDWLEAVLSKGAGRSDAILLCAAYGADEIDDIAALAAALAPSLERKMETLQQGAAFAATTRAVWGFDLPDMAYPVAVGRAASLAGLPLEPVVHVWLQAFVSNLVQCAQRLLPIGQTAGQQILHALNQDIVVVAQEALNASLDDVGSATFAVDTASMQHKGEYARIFRS
- a CDS encoding ATP-binding protein, with the translated sequence MTSTKPVLHMLCGKPASGKSTLAARLGQASGTIIISEDDWLNALFIGELTSLSDYTRCMTKLRTVMGPHVVSLLKAGNAVVLDFQANTLAARRWLRQIIDESGAAHQLHVLDVSDAACLKRLRARNAAGDHPFALSAPQFHQLAKHFVMPGPNEGFDIVMHNVS
- the ureC gene encoding urease subunit alpha, with the protein product MPATISRADYAAMFGPTIGDRVRLADTDLIIEVERDLTAENAGAATTGGAGANALLYGEEVKFGGGKVIRDGMGQSQVTRADGAVDTVITNALIVDWTGIIKADVGLKDGMIVAIGKAGNPDTQPGVDIIIGPGTEAIAGEGRILTAGGIDSHIHFICPQQIEDALHSGLTTMIGGGTGPAHGTLATTCTPGPWHIGRMLQAADAFPMNLAFAGKGNASMAAPLEEQVLGGACCLKLHEDWGTTPAAIDTCLSVADAMDVQVMIHTDTLNESGFVENTVAAMKGRTIHAFHTEGAGGGHAPDIIKICGEAHVLPSSTNPTRPFTVNTVDEHLDMLMVCHHLDKSIPEDVAFAESRIRRETIAAEDILHDMGAFSIIASDSQAMGRVGEVLIRTWQTADKMKKQRGALPEETGDNDNVRVRRYIAKYTINPAIAHGISGHVGSIEVGKRADLVLWNPAFFGVKPEMVLMGGTIVCAQMGDPNASIPTPQPVYTRPMFGAYGRSVENSAVTFVSAAAQDAGLGDRLGLAKTTLPVVNTRGIGKTDLKLNDAMPAVEVNPETYEVRADGELLTCEPAQELPMAQRYFLY